A genomic stretch from Bos javanicus breed banteng chromosome 3, ARS-OSU_banteng_1.0, whole genome shotgun sequence includes:
- the ARTN gene encoding artemin, whose protein sequence is MEPGRGGLSVLPLRAGPRRQPALWPTLAALALLSSVAEGEASLGPAPRSPVPREGPTPAPASPAGPLPGGRAARLCGGRARRPSPPPPRPAPPPPAPSPSPAPPRGARAARAGGRAGRESRGSRARAAGARGCRLRSQLVPVRALGLGHRSDELVRFRFCSGSCRRARSPHDLSLANLLHAGALKPPPGSRPVSQPCCRPTSYEAVSFMDVNSTWRTVDRLSATACGCLG, encoded by the exons ATGGAGCCTGGACGTGGAGGCCTTTCTGTGCTGCCCCTCCGGGCTGGGCCTAGGCGGCAG CCTGCGCTATGGCCCACCCTGGCCGCTCTGGCCCTGCTGAGCAGCGTCGCCGAGGGTGAGGCCTCCCTGGGCCCCGCGCCCCGCAGCCCGGTCCCCCGAGAAGGCCCCACGCCCGCCCCGGCGTCCCCCGCGGGCCCCCTGCCCG GGGGCCGCGCGGCCCGTCTATGCGGCGGAAGAGCCCGGCGCCCGTCGCCCCCGCCGCCCCGGCCCGCGCCCCCGCCGCCAGCGCCCTCGCCCTCGCCCGCACCCCCTCGCGGGGCCCGCGCGGCGCGGGCAGGGGGCCGGGCCGGCCGAGAGAGCCGGGGAAGCCGCGCGCGGGCCGCGGGGGCGCGGGGTTGCCGCCTGCGCTCGCAGCTCGTGCCGGTGCGCGCGCTCGGCCTGGGCCACCGCTCCGACGAGCTGGTGCGCTTCCGCTTCTGCAGCGGCTCCTGCCGCCGCGCGCGCTCCCCGCACGACCTCAGCCTGGCCAACCTGCTGCACGCCGGGGCCCTGAAGCCGCCCCCGGGCTCACGGCCCGTCAGCCAGCCCTGCTGCCGACCCACGAGCTACGAGGCCGTTTCGTTCATGGACGTCAACAGCACCTGGAGAACCGTGGACCGCCTCTCGGCCACTGCCTGCGGCTGTCTGGGCTGA